A stretch of DNA from Chiloscyllium plagiosum isolate BGI_BamShark_2017 unplaced genomic scaffold, ASM401019v2 scaf_64917, whole genome shotgun sequence:
NNNNNNNNNNNNNTTTTCTGcccctgtaagatcctgaatcagcatCTTCAGGGGAATTAGTTCGAGCAGAGTGAGAACagacggggagagagagagtgggatggtgctttcaattttgtggaataacaaaagaaaagaatattccacagaaagtagaattccttgttctgaatttctaccctgcaCTGACAAtgatgacttttgtaatctctttttaaCAGAGTATTGGACGATCTGAAGacagaagtttcaaaatcaacagatgaagggCTCTCCAttgtctgcagtcctcaatttgacatcaatgtctgacagtcactcacTCCATTGGGACGACAACAATTTTccaactatgattctgtgagaaggagcaaagctttttggttccGGTTTGAGTACTCTTCAGCATtagtgggactggatgagagaccctactgttgcagtgcactgagtgtggagcctgaaGCAGTTATACAGCCTGGAAAAAGAAATTCACGGTGGGGAGCGGCTCCACACGCGTTTGTGTGTGGCTGAAGCGTTGGCCATGGAGAAGCCCGAGGAATCCTGCCTCGTagagaaaccgtggaagtgtggcgactgtggGAAAGGTTTCCATGTCCCGTCTGTCCTGGAGACTCATCGGCGCagccacactggggagaagccgttCTTCTGCTATGTCTGCGGAAAAGGCTTCAGCgattcctccaacctgctgacccaccagcgagtccacacgggtgagaggcccttcagctgccccgattGCGGGAAGGCTTTTCGTGATTCCTCCgccctgctgacccaccggcggatccacacaggggagaggcccttcatcTGCCCCGTGTGTGGGAAGGCTTTTCGTGATTCCTCAgccctgctgacccaccggcgggtccacacgggggagaggcccttcagctgctcagagtgtgggaaggccttcagtaaTTCCTCCAACCTACTGACCCACCTGCAGGTCCACATGGGTGAGAGGCCGTTCAGCTGCCCCCAGTGCAGGAAGGCCTTTACCCAGGCCTCCACCCTGCTGAGGCACGGGCGGATCCACTTGGGGGAGAGGCCGTTCCCCTGCacagagtgcgggaaggcctttagCAATTCCTCCAACCTACTGACGCACCGGCgagtccacacgggggagaggccattcagctgccccCAGTGCAAGAAGGCCTTTACCCAGGCCtctgccctgctgaggcaccggAGGATCCACatgggggagaggcccttcagctgccccgagtgcgggaagacCTTTACCCAGGTCTccaccctgctgacccaccggcggatccacacgggggagaggccttTCAGCTGCTCAGAGTGTGGGGAGGGGTTGTCAGGTGAGCCACCTGCAGAGGCACTAGCGACTCCACTAgggggaagaggcccttcaggGGCCCCGAGTGCAGGACGGGGTTCACCTGCTCGATTTAAGCTGCTGACCCACCAGTGtctccacaccag
This window harbors:
- the LOC122546213 gene encoding gastrula zinc finger protein XlCGF8.2DB-like isoform X2, whose protein sequence is MEKPEESCLVEKPWKCGDCGKGFHVPSVLETHRRSHTGEKPFFCYVCGKGFSDSSNLLTHQRVHTGERPFSCPDCGKAFRDSSALLTHRRIHTGERPFICPVCGKAFRDSSALLTHRRVHTGERPFSCSECGKAFSNSSNLLTHLQVHMGERPFPCTECGKAFSNSSNLLTHRRVHTGERPFSCPQCKKAFTQASALLRHRRIHMGERPFSCPECGKTFTQVSTLLTHRRIHTGERPFSCSECGEGLSGEPPAEALATPLGGRGPSGAPSAGRGSPARFKLLTHQCLHTRERPFTCSSQLWTH
- the LOC122546213 gene encoding gastrula zinc finger protein XlCGF7.1-like isoform X1, translated to MEKPEESCLVEKPWKCGDCGKGFHVPSVLETHRRSHTGEKPFFCYVCGKGFSDSSNLLTHQRVHTGERPFSCPDCGKAFRDSSALLTHRRIHTGERPFICPVCGKAFRDSSALLTHRRVHTGERPFSCSECGKAFSNSSNLLTHLQVHMGERPFSCPQCRKAFTQASTLLRHGRIHLGERPFPCTECGKAFSNSSNLLTHRRVHTGERPFSCPQCKKAFTQASALLRHRRIHMGERPFSCPECGKTFTQVSTLLTHRRIHTGERPFSCSECGEGLSGEPPAEALATPLGGRGPSGAPSAGRGSPARFKLLTHQCLHTRERPFTCSSQLWTH